The following proteins are encoded in a genomic region of Arachis stenosperma cultivar V10309 chromosome 4, arast.V10309.gnm1.PFL2, whole genome shotgun sequence:
- the LOC130975024 gene encoding uncharacterized protein LOC130975024, producing the protein MNKECSALIQPEFPTKRRDPGSFHIPCAIGETMFDRALCDLGASINLLPLSLAKRLQINEIMSTDVVIRLADKTQKQAIGVVENVLLKVGKYFLPTDFVILDMEESHTHPIILGRPFLATARALIDVEQGELILRIHDE; encoded by the coding sequence ATGAATAAGGAATGCAGTGCCCTTATTCAACCTGAGTTTCCTACAAAGAGAAGAGACCCGGGGAGTTTTCACATCCCCtgtgccataggagaaacaatgTTCGATAGAGCACTCTGTGATTTGggggcaagcatcaacttacTGCCATTATCCCTGGCGAAGAGGCTGCAGATCAATGAGATAATGTCCACAGATGTAGTCATCAGACTGGCTGACAAGACTCAAAAgcaagcaataggagtggtGGAAAATGTGCTGCTAAAGGTTGGGAAATACTTTCTCCCAACAGACTTTGTCATTCTGGACATGGAAGAGAGTCACACTCACCCAATCATattaggaagaccattcctagctacagccagagcactcatagatgtggaGCAAGGGGAGCTAATATTGAGGATCCATGATGAATGA